The following proteins are encoded in a genomic region of Reichenbachiella sp.:
- a CDS encoding sigma-70 family RNA polymerase sigma factor → MTDQELIEKLSNEESRNHGFNLLVREYQERIYWHIRKMVIDHDDSDDLVQDVFIKVWNNIHKFREDSSLYTWIYRIATNECLNFLKKKRNKFFLPINDVAGELANKLDQSAHISGEEIQLKLQKALLKLPDKQRLVFNMKYFDEMKFKEIAKITNTSEGALKASYHLAVKKIEQYMNLD, encoded by the coding sequence TTGACTGACCAAGAATTAATAGAAAAACTCAGCAATGAGGAGAGCCGGAATCATGGGTTCAACTTGCTGGTACGTGAGTATCAAGAAAGAATCTATTGGCATATCAGAAAGATGGTTATTGATCATGATGACTCCGATGACCTGGTTCAAGATGTATTTATTAAGGTTTGGAACAACATTCACAAGTTTCGAGAGGACTCCAGTTTATATACTTGGATTTACCGAATAGCTACTAATGAGTGTTTGAATTTCTTGAAAAAGAAAAGAAATAAGTTCTTTCTACCTATCAACGATGTGGCTGGGGAATTAGCTAACAAATTGGACCAAAGCGCTCATATTAGTGGTGAAGAAATTCAGCTCAAATTGCAAAAAGCCTTATTGAAACTTCCAGACAAACAACGTTTAGTCTTTAACATGAAATATTTTGACGAAATGAAATTTAAAGAAATAGCCAAGATTACGAACACCAGTGAGGGGGCATTAAAGGCCAGTTATCACTTGGCTGTAAAAAAAATCGAACAATATATGAACCTGGATTAA